The Tessaracoccus timonensis sequence CTCGTTCATGCCCGGCGTGATCGCCGCAATCGAGCACGTGCGCACTCATAAGGGCCTCACCCTCGGGCTCTCTGAGGTGTTGGGAATCTGACGCGTCTGAGTCAGTCCACCCAGCCCCACTCACATAAGGAATGCTGGAACCCACCCAAAACGGTGGGTTCCAGCATTCTTTATTGACGACGACGCCCGAGCGCGCCGCAGATGATTTCGACACGCCGCTTTCAGCGGCGGCTCAATCATCGGGTGGAAGCATACCTGATGATTGAGTAGCGTCCGCGCATGCACAGATGATTGAGTAGCGTCCGCGCGGCACAGATGATTGAGTAGCGTCCGCGCGGCACAGATGATTGAGTAGCGCCCGCGCACCACCGATGATTGAGTAGCGCCCGAAGGGCGCGTATCGAAATCATCCCAGCAGGTTTCGATACGCCCACTGCGTGGGCTACTCAACCACCGGCAACAACCAACCGCACCTCCTCACGCAATCCCGGTGTGGAACCGGGTGAGCTTCAGCGAATGCTCGCCGTTTTCGGTGGCTGCTTCCTGGTGGGCGCCGTCGGCACCCCAGCCGCCGGACAGTAGGAACTCGTGCATGACGTCGTCGGTGGTGGGAACCCACATGGTGGCGACGGTGAACCCGTCGGTGCGGAGTGTGTCGACGGCGGCCTGCATGAGGCGGGATCCGTGGCCCTGCCCACGCGCGCCGGGGTCAACGACCAGCTCGGCGAGTTCGCCGTCGGTGGGGCTGGCGTCGGGGTCATCGGACGGCTTGGTGACGGCGAACCCGACGATGCCCGCCTCTCCCAGCGCGACGAGCACCCGCATCGTGGCGAGTGGGGGACGGGT is a genomic window containing:
- a CDS encoding GNAT family N-acetyltransferase; its protein translation is MINTVRLAMPAEAVDVARIQRRVWNTQPSLAVMLDEVSAEQATQLWHAAITRPPLATMRVLVALGEAGIVGFAVTKPSDDPDASPTDGELAELVVDPGARGQGHGSRLMQAAVDTLRTDGFTVATMWVPTTDDVMHEFLLSGGWGADGAHQEAATENGEHSLKLTRFHTGIA